The sequence ATCTCGATGCTCTCGGAAAGCTTCTGGCGGGTGGGGCCATGGGCTTGGGCGTAGCCCGCCCATAGCAAGGACGCCGCAGCGACGGCGGAGCACAGCTTGTTCATCCACTCCTCCCATACAGGGTACAAGAAAAGCGGCAAGTATAAGGCAAAACGCCCCCTCGCCGTGAGGCGCCCGGCGCGCCGTGAAGGGTGACTTATAACTCGGCAAAGGGTTTATAGCGTGCCTCTAGGCCAAAGCTCTCGGCCACCGGCTGGCAGGTGAGATAACCCCGATGGACGTTCACCGCCTTGGCGAAGCCTGGATCTTCGCGCAGCGCCGCCAAGCCCCCAGCGGCCAGGCGTTGCACGTAGGGGAAGGTGGCCGCGCTCAGCGCTAAAGTGGAAGTCCTGGGATAGGCCCCCGGCATGTTGGTCACGCAGTAATGGATCACCCCGTGTTTCTCATAAACCGGATCGGAATGGCTGGTCGGCCGCGAGGTTTCCACGCAGCCACCCTGGTCGATGCTGACGTCGACGATCACCGACCCCGGTTGCATCGACCGGACCATGGCCTCGGTCACCACGTAGTCGGCCTTGGCGCCATGGCGCAAGACCGCGCCCACCACCAGATCGGCCTCGGCCACTAGGCGCGCGATGGTAGCCGGTTCCGACAACACGAACTCGATGGCGCCAAGCTCTTGGCGAATCCGGGCCCCCTTGGCCTGGTCGATACCGGCGACTGCCACCTGCGCACCCAACCCATAGGCCGACTTGGCGGCGTGGTACCCCACCACCCCATCGCCCACCACCAGCACCCGACCGTGCCGTTGGCCCAGCACCGTGCCGAGCTGCACCCCCTTGCCACCATTGAACTTGGCCAAGTAGTACGCCCCGGCCAAGGCCGCCATGTTACCGGCGATGGCGCTCATGGGCGCCAGGATCGGCAGGCGCCCCTGGGCGTCCTCCAGGGTCTCGTAGGCCACCGCCGTGGTTCCCCGTTCCAGCAGGGTTTCCGTGAGGGAACGGGGCACGCCGGCCAGATGGAAAAAAGTGAACACCATCTGGTCCCGAAGGTACGGATACTCCGCCTCCAAGGGTTCCTTGACTTTGAGCACCAACTCGGTGCCCCAGGCTGCCCCCGTATCGCCCAACCGGGCACCGGCCGCGGCATAATCGTGGTCGGTGAAACCCGAACCAAGCCCCGCCCCCGCCTCCACCACCACCTCGTGGCCCGCCGCCACCAGGGCCCCCACCCGTTCCGGGGTGAGGGCGACGCGATTCTCCTTGTCTTTGATTTCTTTGGGGATACCTATTCTCATGGGAAGTGAACCTAGATCGATGGGTACTGACGCGATTATAGCCGGGGTCGGGCGCCCTTCTCGGCCTTTATGCCGCAACGGTCCCGGGAAAAGGGGACGCCGAACAGGCCCGGGTCATGTCC is a genomic window of Candidatus Methylocalor cossyra containing:
- the ald gene encoding alanine dehydrogenase; this translates as MRIGIPKEIKDKENRVALTPERVGALVAAGHEVVVEAGAGLGSGFTDHDYAAAGARLGDTGAAWGTELVLKVKEPLEAEYPYLRDQMVFTFFHLAGVPRSLTETLLERGTTAVAYETLEDAQGRLPILAPMSAIAGNMAALAGAYYLAKFNGGKGVQLGTVLGQRHGRVLVVGDGVVGYHAAKSAYGLGAQVAVAGIDQAKGARIRQELGAIEFVLSEPATIARLVAEADLVVGAVLRHGAKADYVVTEAMVRSMQPGSVIVDVSIDQGGCVETSRPTSHSDPVYEKHGVIHYCVTNMPGAYPRTSTLALSAATFPYVQRLAAGGLAALREDPGFAKAVNVHRGYLTCQPVAESFGLEARYKPFAEL